In Methylacidiphilum infernorum V4, a single window of DNA contains:
- the bioD gene encoding dethiobiotin synthase yields MVIFVTGTDTGVGKTTFSTALVRFWRSKGYNAIGLKPISTGQREDALRLWEASAKTIALDAINPFHFSQPLAPAIASWLEGKEIKLEEIKKAISSAIDSYSHVVIEGIGGWLTPLSRKWLLKDLVQVLHCPVLLIAHTRLGFLNHSFLSIESILKAGVTLKGIILNRYPGLEIDPMAVELLKERYDLPIAFMDNLDKTPFNYPQWLDETS; encoded by the coding sequence ATGGTTATCTTTGTGACGGGAACCGACACAGGAGTAGGGAAAACAACCTTCAGTACCGCACTGGTAAGGTTCTGGAGATCAAAGGGATATAATGCGATTGGTTTAAAACCTATTTCTACCGGGCAAAGAGAAGATGCCCTAAGACTTTGGGAAGCTTCAGCTAAAACCATTGCCCTGGATGCGATCAATCCTTTTCATTTTTCGCAGCCTTTGGCACCCGCTATCGCTTCATGGCTTGAAGGCAAAGAGATAAAACTTGAAGAAATTAAAAAAGCGATTTCTTCCGCTATTGATTCCTACAGCCATGTGGTCATTGAAGGAATCGGGGGGTGGTTGACTCCCCTTTCGAGAAAATGGCTTCTTAAAGATCTTGTCCAGGTATTGCACTGTCCGGTATTGTTAATTGCCCATACTCGGCTGGGATTTCTGAATCATTCCTTTCTTAGCATAGAAAGCATATTAAAGGCGGGAGTCACCCTGAAAGGAATCATATTAAATCGCTACCCTGGACTAGAGATCGATCCAATGGCTGTAGAACTTTTAAAAGAACGTTATGATCTGCCTATAGCTTTTATGGACAACCTGGATAAAACCCCATTTAATTACCCTCAATGGCTGGATGAGACCTCTTGA
- the ftsH gene encoding ATP-dependent zinc metalloprotease FtsH yields MKLSPPKKNLPPQKNNEPPFPYLRLLVQVGIALFLVWIWQESLHKATVSTIPYSEFLNKINQKEIIECKITPDEIYGKMLVSKPEEKGQPPKIALFSTVRVDDPDLVKRLQSAGVVYGSVKPSLLSQILFSWVVPILIFFLVWFALARFMGGGGAGYSLLNIGKSRARLLVDESTGVTFADVAGCDEAKYELQEVVDFLKNPSRYRALGAKIPKGVLLVGPPGTGKTLLAKAVAGEAKVPFFSISGSEFVEMFVGVGAARVRDLFGQAKSKAPCIVFIDELDAIGRQRGVRIQVGSDEHEQTLNQLLVEMDGFDPNEGIIVLAATNRPEILDRALLRPGRFDRQVVVDLPDANGREAILRVHARGKPLSENIDFKEIAQATMGFSGADLANLLNEAALLAARRKSSRIEQVDLLEAMEKVIAGPERKSRVLSEKERERVAYHEVGHALVAFYSEHAEPVRKISIVPRGKSALGYTLQLPTAQKYLLSKSELLDRICVAMGGRAAEELIYGDITTGAENDLEVATTIARQMVCLYGMGEKSGLAHYVPPQPLLGGLDTSYLKECSDETARIIDLEIEKILEENYQRALSILRHHHVELKEVTKYLLQKETLNAEEFKSILENLKEQRKEAPSYSSTL; encoded by the coding sequence ATGAAACTTTCTCCCCCTAAAAAAAATTTACCCCCACAAAAAAATAATGAACCTCCATTTCCTTATTTAAGGCTTTTGGTCCAGGTCGGCATTGCCCTTTTCCTTGTTTGGATATGGCAAGAGAGTCTACATAAAGCCACCGTTTCCACGATTCCCTATAGTGAATTTCTTAATAAAATCAATCAAAAGGAGATCATAGAATGTAAGATTACTCCCGATGAAATTTATGGGAAGATGCTTGTGAGCAAACCCGAAGAAAAGGGACAACCTCCTAAAATCGCTCTCTTTTCAACCGTGAGGGTCGATGACCCCGATCTGGTTAAACGATTGCAATCTGCAGGGGTCGTTTATGGAAGTGTTAAGCCTAGTTTGCTATCCCAAATCCTTTTTTCTTGGGTCGTTCCCATTCTCATTTTCTTTTTAGTCTGGTTTGCCCTGGCAAGATTTATGGGAGGAGGTGGAGCTGGATATTCATTACTCAACATAGGCAAAAGTAGGGCAAGGCTTCTCGTCGATGAAAGTACCGGGGTAACTTTTGCCGATGTGGCGGGTTGTGATGAAGCCAAGTATGAACTGCAAGAAGTCGTTGATTTCTTAAAAAATCCATCCCGTTATAGGGCTCTAGGGGCAAAAATTCCCAAGGGAGTGTTACTCGTGGGACCCCCAGGCACAGGGAAGACGTTGTTGGCTAAAGCGGTTGCCGGAGAAGCCAAAGTCCCTTTTTTCTCCATCAGCGGTAGCGAATTTGTGGAGATGTTCGTGGGGGTTGGAGCTGCCCGGGTGAGAGATCTTTTTGGACAAGCCAAGTCTAAAGCACCCTGCATTGTATTTATAGATGAGCTCGATGCGATTGGAAGGCAGCGGGGGGTAAGGATTCAAGTAGGTTCCGATGAACATGAACAGACATTAAACCAGCTTCTGGTGGAGATGGACGGTTTTGACCCCAACGAAGGAATTATCGTGCTTGCGGCAACGAATCGGCCAGAAATCCTTGATCGAGCCTTACTTCGTCCCGGTCGATTTGATAGGCAAGTTGTCGTCGATCTACCAGACGCCAATGGGCGAGAAGCTATCCTAAGAGTTCATGCTCGAGGAAAACCTTTGTCTGAGAATATCGATTTTAAAGAAATTGCCCAAGCCACCATGGGGTTTTCAGGAGCCGACCTAGCCAACCTGCTAAACGAAGCAGCCCTTTTGGCTGCACGCAGAAAATCTTCAAGGATTGAACAAGTTGATCTTCTAGAAGCGATGGAAAAGGTTATAGCGGGGCCCGAAAGGAAAAGTCGTGTTTTATCTGAAAAAGAAAGGGAACGAGTGGCTTATCACGAAGTGGGGCATGCCCTTGTGGCCTTCTATTCTGAACACGCTGAACCTGTAAGAAAAATCAGTATCGTTCCCCGTGGAAAGTCGGCTTTAGGATATACTTTACAGCTTCCTACCGCCCAAAAATACCTGCTGAGCAAGTCCGAACTATTAGATCGGATATGTGTAGCCATGGGAGGAAGGGCTGCCGAGGAACTGATCTATGGAGATATTACAACGGGTGCAGAAAATGACCTGGAAGTGGCTACCACCATCGCCCGACAGATGGTTTGTTTATACGGAATGGGAGAAAAATCCGGCTTAGCTCACTATGTTCCTCCTCAACCCTTGCTTGGCGGACTGGATACTTCCTATTTAAAGGAATGTAGCGATGAAACGGCACGAATAATAGATCTTGAAATTGAAAAAATCCTTGAGGAAAATTACCAAAGAGCCTTATCCATCCTACGCCATCATCATGTCGAGCTTAAAGAAGTGACCAAGTATCTGTTACAAAAAGAAACTTTAAATGCTGAGGAGTTCAAAAGCATTCTAGAAAACCTAAAAGAGCAAAGAAAAGAAGCTCCTAGCTATTCTTCTACCCTTTGA
- the trxA gene encoding thioredoxin has translation MASQLIQNVTSKDFDNEVLKSPQVVVVDFWAEWCGPCHMLSPVLDELAKELDGKVKFVKVNVDQEPNLAYQFSIQSIPTLLIFKGGQVKGKQIGVTSKSHILNKIKEVEIS, from the coding sequence ATGGCTTCTCAATTGATACAAAATGTAACATCCAAAGATTTCGACAACGAGGTCTTAAAATCTCCACAGGTTGTAGTGGTTGATTTTTGGGCTGAATGGTGTGGCCCCTGCCATATGCTTAGCCCTGTCTTAGATGAATTAGCCAAGGAGCTTGACGGCAAGGTTAAGTTTGTAAAAGTCAATGTCGATCAAGAACCTAATTTGGCTTATCAATTTTCCATCCAATCTATTCCTACACTATTAATCTTTAAAGGAGGCCAGGTTAAAGGAAAACAGATTGGAGTAACTTCAAAAAGCCATATTCTCAATAAAATCAAAGAGGTGGAAATTTCCTAA
- the pdxH gene encoding pyridoxamine 5'-phosphate oxidase: MNLEEKKREYFGTPLSFEELDPNPLQQFAKWYEAALQAEPLEPNAVALATSNLRGESRVRYVLLKGIDERGFLFFTNYSSIKGKHLEENPKASFACYWPTLYRQVCVSGRCEKSSPETSFYYFQSRPFLSRVAAYTSPQSQPVPKERAYLENLFNQNRLLFESGDVPMPENWGGYWLIPDTIEFWQGRENRFHDRFVYFKEAGGQWKIERLAP; the protein is encoded by the coding sequence ATGAACCTCGAAGAAAAAAAAAGAGAGTATTTTGGTACCCCTTTAAGTTTCGAAGAATTAGATCCCAATCCCCTCCAACAATTTGCCAAATGGTATGAAGCCGCCCTGCAAGCAGAACCTTTAGAACCCAATGCTGTGGCTCTTGCTACTTCTAATCTTCGTGGGGAAAGCCGGGTCCGCTATGTCCTTCTTAAGGGGATTGATGAAAGGGGGTTTCTTTTTTTTACCAACTATTCGAGTATTAAAGGAAAACACCTTGAAGAAAATCCCAAGGCCTCTTTTGCTTGTTATTGGCCGACCCTGTACAGGCAGGTCTGTGTAAGCGGCCGCTGCGAAAAATCAAGCCCTGAAACATCCTTTTATTATTTTCAATCTCGACCCTTTTTGAGTCGGGTTGCCGCCTATACTTCACCTCAAAGTCAGCCTGTGCCCAAGGAAAGAGCCTACCTTGAAAATCTCTTTAATCAGAATCGACTGCTGTTTGAATCCGGGGATGTCCCTATGCCCGAAAACTGGGGGGGATATTGGTTGATCCCCGATACTATAGAATTTTGGCAAGGAAGAGAAAATCGCTTCCATGACCGGTTTGTTTATTTTAAAGAGGCCGGTGGCCAATGGAAAATTGAACGGCTGGCTCCTTAA
- a CDS encoding sigma factor, whose protein sequence is MDMKNSLQEKSEIDWWNESIKKFQEALHEEKLSLLKIPTIKKSLVDRIIQLHEPSKQKRISAKEVILLVSLIRSKKEDNVGKVLLALDKLHLNILWWNSLREEAEKKEGKELAAWKKKRAILAKLSEPLIVKGVELIKRVVKTNNPNIKEAVLSDGIIGFYKALEKYNPSLSTPFPPYAQYWIKNEVATEALRSKTVQISSYQKKKNSRQSQDFSSCGDDAIQNPTVVSLDSSINSDGDPLHEVIPAQKGFFLPSDDEELKKEWIQIIEKAPRDFKAVLMLKYPYPVWEVKIDRYFLGAEAFQCRKSLSLRRILIGINKGGQKASDPPGQ, encoded by the coding sequence ATGGACATGAAAAATAGCCTTCAAGAAAAAAGCGAAATAGATTGGTGGAACGAATCGATAAAAAAGTTCCAGGAAGCCCTTCATGAAGAAAAACTTTCTTTGCTAAAAATTCCAACGATAAAAAAGAGCCTTGTCGATAGGATCATTCAACTTCATGAACCTTCAAAACAAAAAAGGATCAGCGCCAAGGAAGTCATTTTACTGGTTTCTTTAATTCGTTCTAAAAAGGAGGATAACGTTGGAAAAGTTTTGTTAGCCTTGGATAAACTCCACTTGAATATCTTGTGGTGGAATAGCCTAAGGGAAGAGGCTGAAAAAAAAGAGGGCAAAGAACTGGCCGCGTGGAAAAAGAAAAGAGCGATCCTTGCTAAGCTCAGCGAACCTTTGATCGTTAAGGGAGTAGAATTAATCAAAAGAGTGGTCAAGACAAACAATCCCAATATAAAAGAAGCGGTATTGAGCGATGGAATTATTGGATTTTACAAGGCTCTTGAAAAATACAATCCTTCTTTGTCCACTCCCTTCCCTCCTTACGCCCAATATTGGATCAAAAACGAAGTGGCTACCGAAGCCTTGAGGTCTAAAACCGTCCAGATAAGCTCTTATCAAAAGAAAAAGAATTCCCGCCAAAGCCAGGATTTTTCCTCTTGCGGTGACGATGCGATACAAAATCCTACCGTTGTAAGCCTAGACTCTTCAATAAACAGCGATGGAGATCCTCTTCATGAAGTTATTCCCGCTCAAAAAGGCTTTTTTTTACCTTCCGATGACGAAGAGCTTAAAAAAGAATGGATTCAAATTATAGAGAAAGCGCCAAGGGATTTTAAGGCTGTTTTGATGTTAAAATACCCTTACCCGGTATGGGAGGTAAAAATCGATCGGTATTTTTTGGGCGCAGAAGCCTTTCAATGCCGCAAGTCTCTTTCTCTAAGAAGAATTCTCATAGGGATAAATAAAGGCGGGCAAAAGGCCAGCGATCCGCCCGGTCAATGA
- a CDS encoding ferredoxin, whose product MADRINKYPDNVFGKYYVDSQCIDCDLCRETAPANFKRNDDGGHSFVYKQPETPEEEEQCREAKEGCPVEAIGDDGDLDVMELEAQRSTES is encoded by the coding sequence ATGGCTGATAGAATTAATAAGTATCCAGACAATGTCTTTGGAAAATATTACGTGGATTCGCAGTGCATAGACTGCGATCTCTGCAGAGAGACAGCTCCTGCGAATTTCAAAAGAAATGACGACGGGGGGCACTCTTTCGTTTACAAACAACCCGAGACTCCAGAAGAAGAAGAACAATGCAGGGAAGCAAAAGAAGGTTGTCCTGTGGAAGCGATCGGAGATGATGGTGATCTGGATGTCATGGAATTGGAAGCGCAAAGATCTACCGAATCTTAA
- a CDS encoding uracil-DNA glycosylase, which yields MEEISHGKRTLFLYKYLEILRFLGYSSLFLPRLSSFDARKQASLENKEAKTGKHFLSKEDNSSQLVLAKGKVTKELSLLKEKVEACRNCPHLVSFRTQTVFGTGNPYAELMFVGEAPGAEEDLQGEPFVGPAGQLLTKMIRAMGLSREQVYIANVLKCRPDIPKGQKGNRKPTTEEMSTCLPYLLSQLKLINPKVIVALGATAYEGLTGKVGIKISEVRGRCFSFNGATLIPTYHPSFLLHNPSLTNKRKVWEDLLTAMGKLGMPISEKQRNYFLS from the coding sequence ATGGAAGAAATTTCTCATGGGAAGAGAACGCTCTTTCTCTATAAGTATCTTGAAATACTCAGGTTTTTAGGTTATTCCTCTCTTTTTCTCCCGCGATTATCCTCTTTTGATGCAAGAAAACAGGCTTCCTTGGAAAATAAAGAGGCCAAAACCGGGAAACACTTTTTGTCCAAAGAGGATAATTCAAGCCAGCTAGTTCTAGCCAAGGGGAAAGTAACCAAGGAATTATCGCTATTAAAAGAGAAGGTAGAGGCATGTAGAAATTGTCCTCACCTGGTTTCTTTTAGAACCCAGACCGTTTTTGGTACGGGAAATCCTTATGCCGAGCTGATGTTTGTAGGGGAAGCTCCAGGCGCGGAAGAAGACTTGCAAGGCGAACCTTTTGTTGGACCAGCAGGCCAGCTCTTGACGAAAATGATTAGAGCTATGGGGCTAAGCCGAGAACAAGTTTACATCGCTAACGTCTTGAAATGCAGACCGGATATACCCAAAGGACAAAAAGGGAATAGAAAGCCTACAACTGAAGAGATGTCTACCTGTTTACCCTATCTTCTTTCTCAGCTAAAATTAATTAACCCTAAGGTCATTGTTGCCCTTGGAGCTACAGCTTATGAAGGGCTTACAGGGAAAGTCGGAATAAAAATAAGCGAGGTCAGAGGCCGGTGCTTCAGTTTTAATGGGGCGACTCTTATACCCACCTACCATCCTTCTTTCCTTCTTCACAACCCTTCCTTAACAAATAAAAGAAAAGTCTGGGAAGATCTACTCACCGCCATGGGAAAATTAGGAATGCCGATCTCAGAAAAACAGAGAAATTATTTTCTTTCTTGA
- a CDS encoding c-type cytochrome, whose translation MKKNFYKVLAAGMFSLCLNSSLFSQDVMKDGKKFYDMNCAACHQPTGTGVPGVYPPLSGVKIVNGGSKRVVAIILNGLQGPCKVDGTQYNGVMQPWKAILSDDRIAAVATYIRQSWGNKGTPVTVEQVKAAREEYKSRTAPLSEADLNAIPDEDIKP comes from the coding sequence ATGAAAAAGAACTTCTATAAAGTGCTTGCAGCCGGCATGTTTTCTCTTTGTTTAAATTCTTCTCTCTTTTCTCAAGATGTAATGAAAGATGGGAAAAAGTTTTATGATATGAATTGTGCGGCTTGCCATCAGCCGACGGGAACGGGTGTCCCCGGAGTATATCCTCCTTTATCCGGGGTGAAAATTGTGAATGGAGGTTCTAAAAGGGTTGTGGCGATCATTCTTAATGGTCTTCAAGGGCCTTGTAAAGTGGACGGCACCCAATATAATGGAGTGATGCAACCCTGGAAGGCGATACTGTCGGATGACCGGATAGCCGCCGTAGCGACCTATATAAGACAATCATGGGGCAACAAGGGCACGCCGGTAACCGTCGAACAGGTTAAGGCGGCAAGGGAAGAGTATAAATCGAGAACCGCTCCCTTAAGCGAAGCGGATCTCAATGCTATTCCCGACGAGGATATTAAGCCTTAA
- a CDS encoding RluA family pseudouridine synthase, producing the protein MDEADSLSIPKTEMEKGVGQRLDLFLSSLLNVSRNKIKKKILSGDLRLKNGAVLEPSHRIRGIEEIEIRGGLTEEIPSLPKAEEIALEILYEDEEILIVNKQRGMVVHPSCGHWSGTLVNSLLFHYGESLPGSSLLRPGIVHRLDKDTSGVMVIAKTERSLKSLLLQFSQRTVQKVYLCLCKNRFPYLRYSFEANIHRHASDRKKMAVHRLKGKTAETRFTLLFASSQASFLKCEPVSGRTHQIRVHLSHLGFPIIGDPLYGKGVRKYPFPLLLHAYALKIEHPRSGKKIEFMAPLPQDFKEALDFFYGRNFSWEENALSL; encoded by the coding sequence ATGGATGAGGCCGACAGTTTGTCCATTCCCAAGACTGAAATGGAAAAAGGAGTAGGACAGAGATTGGATCTGTTTCTTTCCTCACTCCTCAATGTATCGAGAAACAAGATTAAAAAAAAGATTTTAAGCGGTGATCTCCGTTTAAAAAACGGTGCGGTTTTGGAACCCTCGCATAGAATTCGAGGGATCGAAGAGATCGAGATCCGTGGAGGGCTTACCGAAGAGATTCCATCCTTGCCCAAGGCTGAAGAAATCGCCTTGGAAATCCTTTATGAAGATGAAGAAATCCTCATCGTTAACAAACAAAGGGGCATGGTCGTCCACCCCTCTTGTGGACATTGGAGCGGGACACTTGTAAACAGCCTTCTCTTCCATTATGGAGAATCTCTTCCCGGTTCTTCCCTCTTACGTCCAGGGATTGTCCATAGATTAGACAAAGATACTTCCGGTGTAATGGTTATCGCTAAAACCGAGCGGTCCTTAAAGTCTCTACTTTTACAATTTTCACAAAGAACCGTTCAAAAAGTTTATCTCTGCTTATGTAAAAACCGGTTCCCTTATCTTCGTTATTCCTTCGAAGCGAATATCCATAGGCATGCATCGGATAGAAAAAAAATGGCCGTTCACCGGCTAAAAGGGAAAACCGCTGAAACCCGTTTTACTCTGCTTTTTGCTTCTTCTCAAGCTTCTTTCCTTAAGTGCGAACCCGTTTCAGGCAGAACTCATCAAATCCGGGTCCATCTCTCTCATCTCGGTTTTCCAATAATCGGGGATCCCCTTTATGGAAAGGGCGTCAGAAAATATCCCTTCCCTTTATTGTTGCATGCTTATGCTCTCAAGATTGAACATCCGCGGAGTGGAAAAAAAATTGAATTTATGGCTCCCCTGCCCCAAGATTTTAAAGAAGCGCTGGATTTTTTTTATGGAAGAAATTTCTCATGGGAAGAGAACGCTCTTTCTCTATAA